The genomic window ACACAGATTCATTAATTACTATACGAAGAAGAAGTTTGCATTGACATTTCCAGGGAGCAGTTTCTCAATCCCATTTCACAAATACTCATAAAACACAAGATAAATGGGGTACTTGAACATTTTGCTGGGTTAACTGATGGTTTTTGTGGCAACACAgggcatttttaaatgaaaattacacTTCAGGAGGCAGAAGGCTTCTGGGGTTTGTAAGGTGCATTATTGCCATGCTTATGGCTGGGAGCTAAACAAGAAGATGTTTGCTCTGGAAACTACTGAAGCACAGTGAAATATTCATCAGCAGAAAGGTGATAGTACAGCCAGGATTTTCAATTGATGGAAGGGGAGAGAGCGAGCTGAAGTAATGTAGCTGTGAGACTGCTATACAAACCTctgtaaataaatatgtaaatatatatatataaactatATAAACCTCTGAAATTCCTTCCTGAGTGGATGCAGTTTGGGACTGGGAGGAGGCAGCTTCTGCACCTGGCCTTGGAATTTCATTCCTGagttgcagctgctgctttgtaaGACACACTTCCTTGTACCAGCAGTGCTGTTCATTTTGGGATCTGCGTGAAACCGCTCGGGGCAAAATATTCACCTTGCTGACAGAGATGACATTAATACAAATATTGGTGGGATTGAAagcattcccagtgctgtgtcTGTCACACAGACAGGATCAGCTCAAGCAGCTGAAATAAACACAGGCTGGCAGATCCTAATgggatgaaaagaaataaaaaaaccccctcacgAATATGGCAAATATACATTAATGTAAtgcctttggatttttttcttatgtagtaattaatttttgaagACACTGACACCGACCTCTGTTTTTACATGctatttttaactttattaGCATGCATAACAGCAGTAGCTTGCTTAACTTAGTTGGCATAAAAGGTGAGTTGCTGCAtaactggttttgtttccaaattACTTGGTAGACATAAATGTTGCTTGTACCCTCTTGCTTCTCCCAGCAGCTTTGTGATTTCAAAATAATCAGGAACCTTAAGCACACAACAGGTTCTGGTGTTAATACAGTTCTGTTCTTTGGAATGTGACTCTATTTATACAAACAGTAACTATATTTGTGAAGGCAATCAGAAGAATTAAATATGAAAAGCCTCTAAATAGTCCTATTTACTTGGAAACAGTATCACAGTAggtattttacagaaataatggTGAATGGtgagaaattatatttaaattaaatgggTAGAGTGCAAGGGATTATCTTTACATATATGTATCATTGAGAATTTGGGCTATTTTGAGAAAAACTATAATCAAGCTACAacaattcttttaaaatgtacttcTCTGTGAACTCACATAGTAAAATGTACTATGAAAATCTGCTCAGAGGCCAAAACTGTAAATGATAAAAGACATTGAAATAGATTTCAGGAAGTGATGCtcttttcttcagttctttATTTTCAAGTTATGTAAATGTTggacaacaaaccaaaaaatctgttttgattATTCAGCTGATTcagcaaatgcaaataaatatttttataagcCTCCAGTTGTCTGCTGGTTCTTGAGCCAACTTGTTTGACTTGTTGCTGTGACTCTACCAAAGCGTAcagaaatgataaaaaataaattggcaGGTATGATCTTCCCTCTTGTGTTTAGATAAAATTCTTCATAAATATTGCTGGCTAACTTAGTCTGtgttttcagttatttatttaaaaacgCAGGCTGTGTCAGCAGGAGTGTGTGGAGGTGCCAAGGACCTGCTGGAATGCAGGCTGTGTACGTGTCACAGAACACACTGTGACAACAAGGGTTCCAAATTCTCactgcattttcttcctctttgtgtCACCGATTTAGCATTTTAACAGGTAGGTCGCATTTCAAACACTTTTTGCTCTTCAGAGGAAAAGTCTAGTTTTGTCTCTGAATCTGGCCTTTCAGAAGGTAAGATAACAACACAGTATTTTGGATATTCTTGTGAATTGCTGCTTATGCTTAGGAAAACGGTATATTTTTATCATACATAACACCCGTAATTGAAACttgttattaaatattaaaaaaaccatatTGGATTACCCCTACCCTCTGGGCTTCAGTGAAAGGCTGAGAACAGTTTTTACCTGAGCGCCACTGGCTGCTCCCTCAGAACGGGACTGGACTCATTACCCAGATTTAACGCTTAAACGCCGATTTTTAGCCATTTTCCTTAAAACCGGGTGCCgggcccctccccgccctcACGTCACCTGCGCGCCATCAGCGCGCGCCGGCGGTCACACGTCCCTTGTTTACCTCGGTCGGTGCCGATGGTGGCGGCCGTGAGGGATCCACCGACTGACCGCCCCGGCGGGGCAGCGTGTGAGGGGCCGACGGGAGACGGGGGAAaagggagcggcggcggggaaAGGGCGTTCATCTCACGGGCGCTGTGAAGCTTGTCTCCTCTCGGGCGGCGTGAGGTGGGCTTGTCCTCCCTCAGGAGCGGCGGGAGAGGCTGGGCTCCCCTCAGGGGTTGCATGAAGGGGGGAATGTGTCTCGGTGTGTGTGCCCCAGGAGCGGCGTGGGGCGGGAAtgcccctgccctcccttcaGGAGCGGCACGAAGCGGGTAtgtcccctcctctcccctcaggAATGGCGTGAGGCGGGTAtgtcccctcctctcccctcaggAATGGCGTGAGGCGGGTAtgtcccctcctctcccctcaggAATGGCGTGAGGCGGGTAtgtcccctcctctcccctcaggAATGGCGTGAGGCGGGTAtgtcccctcctctcccttcagGAATGGTGTGAGGCGGGTAtgtcccctcctctcccctcaggAGCGGTGTAAGGCGGGAAtgtcccctcctctcccttcagGAGAGGCGGGAGAGGCTGGTCTCCCCTCAGGGGTGGCATGAGGCGGGAATGTGTGTGTGCGTCTCAGGAGCGGTGTGAGGCGGGAAtgtcccctcctctcccttcagGAGCGGCGGGGGAGGCTGAGCTCCCCTCAGGGGTTGCATGAAGGGGGGAATGTGTCTCGGTGTGTGTGCCCCAGGAGCGGCGTGGGGCGGGAATTCCCTTGCCCTCCCTTCAGGAGCGGCGCGAAGCGGGAATATGGCCTCCCCTCAGGAACGGCGTGAGGCGGGTAtgtcctctcccctcccttcccctcccctcaggACCGGCGTGAGCGGCTGTCCCGCAGCCCTTCACCGTGTTCCGACTGGAAGCGGCCCCGTTCTCAGCCGCTGCTGCCACGGAGAGGCGCGGAGGGGGGAAGACCCGAGGAGGTGGGCGCGGGTCGGGAGCCGTCGGTGCGGGGCGGCAGCCGGTGCTTGGCTTGGCGAGGAGCCTGAGGTGTTCGGCCATCAGCCCCCGCTGTGCTGGCTCCGGACGCTGAGGTACCGCCTGTTGTTCTGAGCTGCCTCTCAATAAAGCCTCTCCTTTATTTCTAGGCTCACCATGTCCCTGCCAGCAAAGAGGTGTGGAAGGCCCCCAATGTTGtcttttctggaaaagaaaaagagaaagcaaagtcTTGATAGAAGAAGGGGGAAAACAAGGATTTATATGGGGAATCACATTGACCGGTGGCTGACACTTAAGGAAAAGTTGGATTTCAGAAATGATGCAGAAGTCGCAGGGTTTTTACTGGACATGTGAGCGGACTGTCACAATACTCCTCTGTTTGCTAATACCAAGTAAATAATTCTGGATGTTGATACCAattgtgtattttctttctagGTATGACAGCTACAACCCGTTGTCAAAAGCTAcactctgtcccctctctgagGGTGTGAGAAGGATCACTGTGAAGGAAGCAAGAGTGCTGTCAGCCAGCACTTCTTTAATAACAGCAGATGGAACGTTAGTACTATCCTCTCCTTACTTGGGAAGGGTGGATGAAATCTTTTTCTTGGTACCGCTTGAAAGACTGTAGctgatgtttaaaaataatgaggtAAAAGTTACTCATACAAAAAGTATACAGCTAATTTTAGTTAAATTGAAGATTTTGAATATCTTTACAAAagattttctgtctttgttttcttgttttgtagAGTTGAGTATATGACACTAGTGTAGATGAAACAGAGGCAGAActttttgcagaagaaatgtttcagttaACAGCTTGGGTTGTATTTGCAGGTATGACAGTGGTGACCAGCTGCTTAAAGAATCTGCTTGTTCTGGATTTGGAGATGTGAGAATTGTAACTgtgaaagaggaggaagagatgctGCCGGACTGCATGTTGACAAGGACAGCTGACATGTTAGTGATACTGTggttttttgcatgttttgcatttgaaagtattttgaatTGATTTTATTATCACGCTTAACTTCATTTA from Corvus hawaiiensis isolate bCorHaw1 chromosome 19, bCorHaw1.pri.cur, whole genome shotgun sequence includes these protein-coding regions:
- the LOC125335985 gene encoding uncharacterized protein LOC125335985, with the protein product MKGGMCLGVCAPGAAWGGNAPALPSGAARSGLTMSLPAKRCGRPPMLSFLEKKKRKQSLDRRRGKTRIYMGNHIDRWLTLKEKLDFRNDAEVAGFLLDMYDSYNPLSKATLCPLSEGVRRITVKEARVLSASTSLITADGTYDSGDQLLKESACSGFGDVRIVTVKEEEEMLPDCMLTRTADIRVSSKKKVTLLHNNMGPVFSPI